One Scyliorhinus canicula chromosome 12, sScyCan1.1, whole genome shotgun sequence genomic region harbors:
- the LOC119975281 gene encoding E3 ubiquitin-protein ligase TRIM39-like: MAQCLSDDENGAAEGSVFEVELTCGVCMELYREPVRLPCEHSFCGACIEQVFETVEVGEDYRCPVCRESYPNRPVMSKHLVLVRLVEAYSKMMKDKRCYTQPEEAGDFHDATEGPLGARGCRLHHEEVVTHLCFEEWELLCPLCVSSDCHKDHTAKPLMEITKDWKKMLPDIVEGLEETHAKLSVQILQYTELEEKAKGEISEAKDKTKDQIDRLIEFLQNEKERLMIDMQHVGNSHLDSIHGLQARTTHKLEDCKNTIGSFQEASRVQDDFTFVKDMMDFMQRMESLVISPDDEIVHPTLNFNGIHLPSVLEKWVTEDAKEDSDDDDDDEDSY, encoded by the exons ATGGCCCAGTGCCTGAGCGATGATGAGAATGGAGCAGCCGAGGGAAGCGTTTTTGAAGTAGAACTGACGTGCGGTGTCTGTATGGAACTCTATCGGGAGCCTGTGCGTCTGCCCTGTGAGCATAGCTTCTGCGGCGCTTGCATCGAGCAGGTCTTTGAGactgtggaggtgggggaggattaTCGGTGTCCCGTATGCAGAGAGTCCTACCCAAACAGGCCAGTCATGTCGAAGCATCTCGTCCTAGTACGGCTGGTGGAGGCCTACAGCAAGATGATGAAAGATAAACGGTGTTATACACAGCCAG agGAGGCGGGGGATTTCCATGATGCCACCGAGGGCCCCTTAGGAGCGAGGGGCTGCCGGCTTCATCATGAAGAAGTGGTGACTCATTTATGCTTCGAGGAGTGGGAGCTCCTGTGCCCCTTGTGCGTATCGAGCGATTGCCACAAGGACCACACCGCCAAACCACTGATGGAGATTACCAAAGATTGGAAG AAGATGCTGCCAGATATTGTTGAGGGTTTGGAAGAAACTCACGCAAAGTTGTCTGTACAGATCTTGCAGTAcacggagctggaggagaaagcaAAG GGTGAGATCTCGGAAGCCAAGGATAAGACCAAGGACCAGATTGACCGCCTGATCGAGTTCCTACAGAATGAGAAGGAACGGCTGATGATCGACATGCAACATGTTGGGAATAGCCACCTGGACTCCATCCACGGACTGCAGGCTCGGACCACTCACAAGCTGGAGGACTGCAAGAACACAATTGGCTCATTTCAGGAGGCATCCAGGGTCCAGGACGACTTTACTTTTGTCAAA GATATGATGGATTTTATGCAGAG GATGGAATCACTGGTAATCTCCCCAGATGATGAGATTGTTCACCCCACCCTGAATTTCAATGGAATCCATTTACCTTCAGTACTTGAAAAGTGGGTAACCGAAGATGCCAAAGAAGACTCCGACGATGACGATGATGATGAAGATTCCTATTAA